In Anaerolineae bacterium, the genomic stretch GACACCCTCTTCAAAGAAGGGAAAGCGGCCATGATCATCAACGGCGACTGGAGCCTGGGCGGTTACGCCGACATTTTTGGCGACGACCTGGGCGTGGCCCGCATTCCCAAAATCAGCGGCGCCGACTGGCCTCGCCCCTACACGGCGGGCACCTACTTTATGATTCCCTCCGCCCTGGAAGGCAGCGACAGATTGGCCACGGTAGTTGATTTTGTGAAATTTGCTACCAGCGCCAATAACCAGGCCCTGATGATTGCCAAACTTAATCGTTTGCCCGCTCTGAAAGCGGCCCTGGATGACCCGCTGGTTACCTCCAGCCCCATCCTCAAAGGTTCGGCCGATCAGATGGTGGTTGGCACGCCAATGCCCACCGTGCTGGAAATGCGCTGCAACTGGGACGCCATGAAACCGGAAATGCAAGCCGTACTCAACGACACCAAAACCCCTGAAGAGGCCGCTGCGGCCATGCAACAAGCCGCCGACGCCTGTATTCTGACGCTGGAATAAACGGACCAACACCAGGCCAGGAACAAACAACTGTTCCTGGCCTCTTTTTTGTAGATGTTTTTGCGTAGAGACAGGACAATGTCCTGTCTCTACCGGGCAAAAATCCAAAAACTTTTTCTAAACGTCTATAGCAGGGCTGATCGTTTTTTGGCCAAAGGAGCAAAAAATTATGGAAAACCTGACATTTGAGGTCATTACGAGCAGTCTGGGACAGGTAGGCTCTACCGTCCTATTTATCTTGGTGGGGACTATTCTCCTGGAAATCCTAATTTACTTGATAATGGGCAAAGTGTTAAAAAGCCGGTACACCCTGCCGGCAATGTTGCTTGGGCCGGGCATTGTCGGCCTGGCGGCCCTGATTGTTTATCCCCTGTTGTGGGAATTGAATCTCTCGTTCACCAACATGAGCCTGCGCCGCTTTGGCGACAAAGCCGAATACACCTGGCTGGTTTGCCAGGCTGCCGATCCCGCCGCCATCAACTCCTGGTTATTTGATTGCCTGTTAAAAAACTATGCCGACGTCTTTCGCCTGCCGGTGCTGAAACAGGTTTACTTCTTTCCCGTTTTTTTTAGAACCATTCTCTGGACTTTTATCAACCTTGTTTTTCACCTATTGGGCGGTTTGGGCCTGGCCATGCTGCTCAACCGGCCGATGCGGGGCCGGGCGCTGTACCGCACCCTGCTCATCCTGCCCTGGGCCATTCCCCAGGTTATTGCGGTTTTGGCCTGGCGGGGCGAATTCAATTTTGAATACGGCTTCCCCAATATAATGCTCACTCAAATTGGGCTGGAACCCGTCAAATGGTTAACCGATCCCACCTGGAATTTTATTGCCATGTGTA encodes the following:
- a CDS encoding sugar ABC transporter permease; this encodes MTFEVITSSLGQVGSTVLFILVGTILLEILIYLIMGKVLKSRYTLPAMLLGPGIVGLAALIVYPLLWELNLSFTNMSLRRFGDKAEYTWLVCQAADPAAINSWLFDCLLKNYADVFRLPVLKQVYFFPVFFRTILWTFINLVFHLLGGLGLAMLLNRPMRGRALYRTLLILPWAIPQVIAVLAWRGEFNFEYGFPNIMLTQIGLEPVKWLTDPTWNFIAMCMVNIWLGIPFMMVILLGGLQSISREYYEAAEIDGAGGWGQFRNITLPLLQPVMTPAIILGTIWTFNNFNVPFFINQFELETSDILVTALFRAAFQYNRYGFSAAFAFVIFIILLLYSIFYIHVTGTLKEVKL